From one Deltaproteobacteria bacterium genomic stretch:
- a CDS encoding ATP-binding protein: MVCLTGPRQAGKSTLLKHIQEPNWEYLNFDQRGLLERALHDPDLFIQNTKTPAILDEVQKAPPLFHAIKAIIDDNPEKKFILSGSANFQLMQNITETLAGRTALLELFPFSIGEISGITQPVFLFQLLKTKNFADFLKMSHDIKPKALNHLYGHILSGGMPKICELKTAEEKTLWFENYRTTYIERDLRNLAQIGNLEDFQKFYQSLAFQTGNILNLSDLAKDIGVTVPTCKRYLDILRTSYQAFTLPAYHTNIKKRLVKSPKCYLMDTGMACFFLRYESEEMLKNSGRLGALFETWVINEIQKICATFLSPPAFYFWQPHAGHEIDLLLEYGEFLYAIEIKHAVRIQNSDIKGMQTFFKDIRHKKIPFGIILYRGDKIQTVAPNIAAIPLEYLWH, from the coding sequence GTGGTTTGTCTCACTGGCCCCAGACAAGCCGGCAAATCGACTCTTCTCAAACACATTCAGGAGCCCAACTGGGAATATCTCAACTTTGATCAACGTGGCCTGCTGGAGAGGGCCCTTCACGATCCCGATCTTTTCATTCAAAACACCAAAACTCCGGCGATACTCGACGAAGTCCAGAAAGCCCCGCCCCTTTTTCACGCCATCAAGGCCATCATCGACGACAATCCCGAAAAAAAATTCATTCTCTCCGGTTCGGCTAATTTTCAACTGATGCAAAATATCACCGAAACACTGGCTGGGAGGACCGCACTTCTTGAATTGTTTCCTTTTTCCATCGGGGAAATTTCGGGGATAACTCAACCGGTTTTTCTCTTCCAGCTTTTGAAGACAAAAAACTTTGCCGATTTTTTAAAAATGTCCCATGACATCAAACCCAAAGCTTTGAATCATCTCTATGGTCATATTTTATCGGGTGGTATGCCGAAAATTTGCGAATTAAAAACGGCGGAAGAAAAAACATTGTGGTTTGAAAATTACAGGACAACTTACATTGAGAGAGATCTCAGAAATCTTGCACAAATCGGCAATCTGGAAGATTTTCAGAAATTCTACCAATCGCTGGCTTTCCAAACCGGAAACATCCTGAATTTGAGTGATCTGGCCAAGGACATTGGCGTTACTGTCCCCACCTGCAAACGGTATCTCGATATTTTACGCACATCGTATCAGGCTTTTACTCTTCCGGCTTATCACACCAACATCAAAAAGCGCCTAGTTAAATCTCCCAAATGTTATCTCATGGATACCGGAATGGCCTGTTTCTTCCTCCGATACGAATCGGAAGAGATGCTAAAAAACAGCGGCCGTTTGGGGGCCCTTTTTGAAACGTGGGTTATCAATGAAATTCAGAAAATATGCGCCACATTTCTTTCACCACCCGCTTTTTATTTCTGGCAACCCCATGCCGGGCATGAAATCGATCTTCTACTGGAGTATGGGGAATTTCTTTACGCGATAGAAATCAAACACGCTGTGCGCATCCAAAACAGTGATATCAAGGGAATGCAAACATTCTTCAAAGATATCCGGCACAAAAAAATTCCTTTTGGAATTATTCTCTATCGCGGCGACAAAATTCAAACTGTAGCCCCCAATATTGCCGCCATTCCCCTCGAATATCTTTGGCATTAA